A single region of the Nocardioides ochotonae genome encodes:
- a CDS encoding geranylgeranyl reductase family protein — protein sequence MSTPVKTDVLVVGAGPAGSAAAAWAATSGADVVLADAAVFPRDKTCGDGLTPRAIAELDKLGLTDWVRSHTVNRGLRAHGWGQVQELPWPGGEHPTWGSAVARTELDDHLRTAALKRGAVGVENARAVDVRMDGDRVAAVVFRGEGETFEIECERLVVADGVRSPLGKVLGREWHRDTVYGVAGRSYIASTRSDDPWISSHLELRDQEGTVLSGYGWIFPLGTGEVNIGVGALATAARPANIAVRPLMSHYADLRREEFGLSGELRAPASALLPMGGAVSGVAGANWALVGDAAACVNPLNGEGIDYGMETGRLVAELLADGADLATAWPALLREHYGEAFSIARRLAGIATVPRLVATLGPAGMRSDLLMTLALRWMGNLVSEEDRDRAARIWRWAGRQSIARDARPPFS from the coding sequence GTGAGCACCCCTGTCAAGACCGACGTCCTCGTGGTCGGCGCCGGCCCGGCCGGCTCAGCCGCCGCCGCCTGGGCCGCCACCTCCGGCGCGGACGTCGTGCTCGCCGACGCGGCGGTGTTCCCCCGCGACAAGACCTGCGGCGACGGGCTGACCCCGCGGGCGATCGCCGAGCTCGACAAGCTCGGGCTCACCGACTGGGTGCGCTCGCACACCGTCAACCGGGGCCTGCGCGCCCACGGCTGGGGCCAGGTGCAGGAGCTGCCCTGGCCGGGCGGCGAGCACCCCACCTGGGGCTCCGCGGTGGCCCGCACCGAGCTCGACGACCACCTGCGCACCGCGGCGCTCAAGCGCGGCGCCGTCGGGGTGGAGAACGCGCGGGCCGTGGACGTGCGGATGGACGGCGACCGGGTGGCCGCCGTCGTGTTCCGCGGGGAGGGGGAGACCTTCGAGATCGAGTGCGAGCGGCTCGTGGTCGCCGACGGCGTGCGCTCGCCGCTGGGCAAGGTGCTGGGCCGCGAGTGGCACCGCGACACCGTCTACGGCGTGGCCGGACGCTCCTACATCGCCTCCACGCGCAGCGACGACCCGTGGATCAGTTCCCACCTCGAGCTGCGCGACCAGGAGGGCACCGTGCTCTCCGGCTACGGCTGGATCTTCCCGCTCGGCACCGGCGAGGTGAACATCGGAGTCGGCGCCTTGGCCACAGCCGCGCGCCCGGCCAACATCGCGGTGCGCCCGCTGATGAGCCACTACGCCGACCTGCGCCGCGAGGAGTTCGGGCTCTCCGGCGAGCTGCGCGCCCCCGCCTCGGCGCTGCTGCCGATGGGCGGTGCCGTGAGCGGCGTGGCCGGTGCCAACTGGGCGCTGGTCGGCGACGCGGCCGCGTGCGTGAACCCGCTGAACGGCGAGGGCATCGACTACGGCATGGAGACCGGCCGCCTGGTCGCCGAGCTGCTCGCCGACGGTGCCGACCTGGCGACCGCCTGGCCGGCGCTCCTGCGCGAGCACTACGGCGAGGCGTTCTCGATTGCCCGCCGCCTGGCCGGGATCGCGACCGTGCCCCGCCTGGTCGCCACCCTGGGTCCGGCCGGCATGCGCAGCGACCTGCTGATGACGCTCGCGCTGCGCTGGATGGGCAACCTGGTGAGCGAGGAGGACCGGGACCGGGCCGCGCGGATCTGGCGCTGGGCCGGTCGCCAGTCGATCGCGCGCGACGCCCGACCGCCGTTCTCGTGA
- a CDS encoding NUDIX domain-containing protein — MSRPAPVQRVAAYAVIVRGEQILLSRIAERIAQGEMWTLPGGGLERGEEPRAGVVREVYEETGLTASVGESARVYTFHQPSAWRDGRRVDVWSVRMVYDAWVPVDAPEPRVVEVDGSTVEAAWQPLSDVLDGTLPVTALVREALADHAAARHQRVAAYALARRDDAVLLTRISARGAHPGSWTLPGGGIDHGEEPRAALRRELLEECGVVAEVGEVLEVHDVHFTGTAPTGRREDFHGVHLVFAAAVPPGAQPRVAEVDGTTDAAAWVSVADIESGAVEVLDVVRAALAAAQRRG; from the coding sequence GTGAGCCGCCCCGCCCCTGTCCAGCGGGTCGCGGCGTACGCCGTGATCGTGCGCGGCGAGCAGATCCTGCTCAGCCGGATCGCCGAGCGGATCGCCCAGGGGGAGATGTGGACCCTGCCGGGCGGCGGGCTCGAGCGCGGCGAGGAGCCGCGCGCCGGGGTCGTCCGCGAGGTGTACGAGGAGACCGGGCTGACGGCGAGCGTCGGCGAGAGCGCCCGCGTCTACACCTTCCACCAGCCCTCCGCGTGGCGTGACGGCCGGCGCGTCGACGTCTGGTCGGTGCGGATGGTGTACGACGCGTGGGTGCCGGTGGACGCGCCCGAGCCGCGGGTCGTCGAGGTCGACGGCTCCACGGTCGAGGCCGCCTGGCAGCCGCTGAGCGACGTGCTCGACGGCACCCTGCCGGTGACCGCGCTGGTGCGCGAGGCGCTGGCCGACCACGCGGCGGCCCGGCACCAGCGGGTGGCCGCCTATGCGCTCGCCCGCCGCGACGACGCGGTGCTGCTGACCCGGATCTCCGCGCGCGGCGCCCACCCGGGCAGCTGGACGCTGCCCGGCGGCGGCATCGACCACGGCGAGGAGCCCCGCGCCGCGCTGCGCCGCGAGCTGCTCGAGGAGTGCGGGGTCGTCGCGGAGGTGGGCGAGGTGCTCGAGGTCCACGACGTGCACTTCACCGGCACCGCGCCGACCGGGCGTCGTGAGGACTTCCACGGCGTGCACCTGGTCTTCGCGGCCGCGGTGCCGCCCGGGGCGCAGCCCCGCGTCGCGGAGGTGGACGGCACCACCGACGCCGCCGCCTGGGTGTCGGTGGCCGACATCGAGTCCGGCGCGGTCGAGGTGCTCGACGTGGTGCGCGCCGCGCTCGCCGCGGCCCAGCGCCGGGGCTGA
- a CDS encoding FAD-binding and (Fe-S)-binding domain-containing protein: protein MSAETITAGAGAAGAPASGDLKAELRRRGLTDVDDTTLTRAMYSTDASIYRVVPQIVARPRHVDELDALLDASRTLGVPLTMRGAGTSIAGNAVGTGIVVDTVRHLNRVLEIDPETRTALVEPGLIHANLQKAAAPHGLRFGPDPSTHPRCTIGGMIGNNACGSRALGYGRTADNVVDLDVAYAADGDVPAQLAALVEAHLGHVRTSFGRFSRQVSGYSLEHLLPERRSLDKFLVGSEGTLAVVRRARVRLVPEVARHLVVLGYADMFEAADAVPALLAAVGQQDVSTEGSALVACEGMDARIADLVRARGGSVPQLPRGAGWLMVEVVDPELLTTVVAAAGALDHRVVTDAAEAAALWRIREDGAGLASRSLPTPAYSGWEDAAVPPAQLGAWLRDFDALLREHDLDGVPYGHFGDGCVHVRIDFKFDDGGASFRDFMTASAHKLAEYGGSLSGEHGDGRARSELLSIMYPEESVRLFGAVKAICDPANVLNPGVLVDPAPLDADLRPARPRTREGVPALRFLHDEGSFGNAVHRCTGVGKCVAATSAGVMCPSYQATREEKDSTRGRARVLQEALDGALVQGVQDPAVHEALDLCLSCKGCSSDCPTGIDMATYKSEVLHQTYSGKVRPRTHYLLGRLPQWVRMSAPVAPLSNAVMRIKPLASLARATAGIDQRRSIPTFATTTLRRSQRKAQKSAQQSAQGAGAEQAPDVWVWADSFTDHFFPRSGHAAIQVLEAAGLRVRVIEESACCGLTWVTTGQLDQARSIMERTVRTLAPYVDSGVPVIGLEPSCLATLRSDATELTADPAAARVAVGVRTFAELLTDLVGEGRVRMPDLTGTEIVAQPHCHHSSVLGWSADEKLLRDAGATLTKVAGCCGLAGNFGMEKGHYEVSVAVAETHLMPAVRANPGAVVLADGMSCRVQLADLADVETLHLAELLASRLEG, encoded by the coding sequence ATGAGCGCCGAGACCATCACCGCAGGCGCAGGCGCCGCGGGCGCACCCGCGAGCGGGGACCTGAAGGCCGAGCTGCGCCGTCGCGGGCTCACCGACGTCGACGACACCACGCTGACCCGCGCGATGTACTCCACCGACGCCTCGATCTACCGCGTGGTGCCGCAGATCGTGGCCCGCCCGCGCCACGTCGACGAGCTCGACGCCCTGCTCGACGCCTCCCGCACCCTCGGTGTGCCGCTGACGATGCGCGGCGCCGGCACCTCGATCGCCGGCAACGCGGTCGGGACCGGCATCGTGGTCGACACCGTGCGCCACCTCAACCGGGTGCTGGAGATCGACCCCGAGACCCGCACCGCGCTGGTCGAGCCGGGCCTGATCCACGCCAACCTGCAGAAGGCCGCGGCTCCGCACGGGCTGCGCTTCGGCCCCGACCCCTCGACCCACCCGCGCTGCACGATCGGCGGGATGATCGGCAACAACGCGTGCGGCTCCCGCGCGCTGGGCTACGGCCGCACCGCCGACAACGTGGTCGACCTCGACGTGGCCTACGCCGCCGACGGCGACGTGCCCGCGCAGCTGGCCGCGCTCGTCGAGGCCCACCTCGGGCACGTGCGCACCAGCTTCGGCCGCTTCTCGCGCCAGGTGAGCGGCTACTCCCTGGAGCACCTGCTTCCCGAGCGTCGCTCGCTGGACAAGTTCCTGGTCGGCTCCGAGGGCACCCTCGCGGTGGTCCGCCGCGCCCGGGTGCGGCTGGTCCCGGAGGTCGCGCGCCACCTGGTCGTGCTCGGCTACGCCGACATGTTCGAGGCCGCCGACGCGGTGCCCGCACTGCTCGCCGCGGTCGGCCAGCAGGACGTCTCCACCGAGGGCTCCGCCCTGGTCGCCTGCGAGGGCATGGACGCCCGCATCGCCGACCTGGTCCGCGCCCGTGGCGGGTCGGTGCCGCAGCTGCCGCGTGGCGCCGGCTGGCTGATGGTCGAGGTCGTCGACCCCGAGCTCCTCACCACGGTCGTCGCGGCCGCCGGCGCGCTGGACCACCGGGTGGTCACCGACGCCGCCGAGGCCGCCGCGCTGTGGCGCATCCGCGAGGACGGCGCCGGACTGGCCAGCCGCAGCCTGCCCACCCCGGCGTACTCCGGCTGGGAGGACGCCGCCGTCCCGCCCGCCCAGCTCGGCGCCTGGCTGCGCGACTTCGACGCGCTGCTGCGCGAGCACGACCTCGACGGGGTGCCCTACGGCCACTTCGGCGACGGCTGCGTGCACGTGCGCATCGACTTCAAGTTCGACGACGGCGGGGCGTCCTTCCGCGACTTCATGACCGCCTCGGCCCACAAGCTCGCCGAGTACGGCGGGTCGCTGTCCGGCGAGCACGGCGACGGCCGGGCGCGCTCGGAGCTGCTGTCGATCATGTATCCCGAGGAGTCGGTACGGCTCTTCGGCGCGGTCAAGGCGATCTGCGACCCCGCCAACGTGCTGAACCCCGGTGTCCTGGTCGACCCCGCCCCGCTGGACGCCGACCTGCGCCCGGCGCGCCCGCGCACCCGTGAGGGCGTCCCCGCGCTGCGCTTCCTGCACGACGAGGGCTCCTTCGGCAACGCCGTGCACCGCTGCACCGGCGTCGGCAAGTGCGTCGCGGCCACCAGTGCCGGCGTCATGTGCCCGTCGTACCAGGCCACCCGCGAGGAGAAGGACTCCACCCGCGGCCGGGCCCGGGTGCTCCAGGAGGCGCTCGACGGCGCCCTGGTGCAGGGCGTGCAGGACCCGGCCGTGCACGAGGCGCTCGACCTGTGCCTGTCGTGCAAGGGCTGCTCCTCGGACTGCCCGACCGGCATCGACATGGCGACCTACAAGTCCGAGGTGCTGCACCAGACCTACTCCGGCAAGGTGCGCCCGCGGACCCACTACCTGCTCGGCCGGCTGCCGCAGTGGGTGCGGATGAGCGCCCCGGTCGCGCCGCTGTCCAACGCGGTGATGCGGATCAAGCCGCTCGCCTCGCTGGCGCGCGCCACCGCCGGCATCGACCAGCGCCGCTCGATCCCCACCTTCGCCACCACCACGCTGCGCCGCAGCCAGCGCAAGGCCCAGAAGTCCGCACAGCAGTCGGCCCAGGGGGCCGGCGCCGAGCAGGCCCCGGACGTGTGGGTGTGGGCGGACTCCTTCACCGACCACTTCTTCCCGCGCAGCGGGCACGCCGCGATCCAGGTGCTCGAGGCCGCCGGCCTGCGGGTGCGGGTGATCGAGGAGTCCGCGTGCTGCGGGCTGACCTGGGTCACCACCGGCCAGCTCGACCAGGCGCGTTCGATCATGGAGCGCACCGTGCGCACGCTCGCGCCGTACGTCGACTCCGGCGTGCCGGTGATCGGGCTGGAGCCGTCCTGCCTGGCCACCCTGCGCAGCGACGCCACCGAGCTCACCGCCGACCCGGCCGCGGCGCGGGTCGCCGTCGGGGTGCGGACCTTCGCCGAGCTGCTCACCGACCTCGTCGGCGAGGGTCGAGTGCGGATGCCCGACCTCACCGGCACCGAGATCGTGGCCCAGCCGCACTGCCACCACTCCTCGGTCCTCGGCTGGTCGGCCGACGAGAAGCTGCTGCGCGACGCCGGGGCGACGCTGACCAAGGTCGCGGGCTGCTGCGGGCTGGCCGGCAACTTCGGCATGGAGAAGGGCCACTACGAGGTGTCGGTGGCGGTCGCGGAGACGCACCTGATGCCGGCGGTCCGGGCCAACCCCGGCGCGGTGGTGCTGGCCGACGGCATGTCGTGCCGGGTGCAGCTCGCCGACCTCGCCGACGTCGAGACGCTGCACCTCGCCGAGCTGCTCGCCTCGCGCCTCGAGGGCTGA
- a CDS encoding class I SAM-dependent methyltransferase, producing the protein MSEPLLRVLTQMRSHLLDPDSLVRAVASGRQKGSQPRWRRVELRYVDLKAGRHLQITSYDQTQAHTANYPVGPDGVSDAARAAVDEVIDEPFGNWHVETTTQSHQVRVTKKLEALLHTTDRETPVAVERGHDRDKQRLLAEDDPLFRALGLTDAQGRLKPSRQAKYRQVEEFLRLLDSSISDALAKGQLRRPTAEDPLRVVDLGCGNAYLTFAAQRFLTSVRDLPVVVTGVDVKEQSREHNTAVARELGVDAEFVVGSIDGVQLDRAPDVVLALHACDTATDEALARAVEWGAQLVLAAPCCHHDIAAQLRRAPTPAPYAQLTRHGILRERLADTLTDGIRATLMRLQGYRVDVVQFVESQHTPRNTLLRAVRTGSPVKGGSLRTEYDDLVRTWAVRPRLAVLLDELPAEQTSEDAPAPA; encoded by the coding sequence GTGAGCGAGCCGCTGCTGCGGGTGCTGACCCAGATGCGCAGCCACCTGCTCGACCCCGACAGCCTGGTGCGCGCCGTCGCCTCGGGACGCCAGAAGGGCTCCCAGCCGCGCTGGCGCCGCGTCGAGCTGCGCTACGTCGACCTCAAGGCCGGCCGGCACCTGCAGATCACCTCCTACGACCAGACCCAGGCCCACACGGCCAACTACCCGGTCGGTCCCGACGGGGTGAGCGACGCGGCCCGCGCGGCCGTGGACGAGGTCATCGACGAGCCGTTCGGCAACTGGCACGTCGAGACCACCACCCAGAGCCACCAGGTGCGGGTCACCAAGAAGCTCGAGGCGTTGCTGCACACCACCGACCGGGAGACCCCGGTCGCGGTCGAGCGTGGCCACGACCGGGACAAGCAACGGCTGCTGGCCGAGGACGACCCGCTGTTCCGGGCGCTCGGCCTCACCGACGCCCAGGGCCGGCTCAAGCCGAGCCGGCAGGCCAAGTACCGCCAGGTCGAGGAGTTCCTGCGCCTGCTGGACTCCTCGATCAGCGACGCGCTCGCCAAGGGCCAGCTGCGCCGCCCCACCGCCGAGGACCCGCTGCGCGTGGTGGACCTGGGCTGCGGCAACGCCTACCTCACCTTCGCCGCCCAGCGCTTCCTCACCTCCGTGCGCGACCTGCCCGTCGTGGTGACCGGCGTGGACGTCAAGGAGCAGTCGCGCGAGCACAACACCGCGGTGGCACGCGAGCTCGGCGTCGACGCGGAGTTCGTGGTCGGCAGCATCGATGGCGTGCAGCTTGACCGGGCGCCCGACGTGGTGCTCGCCCTGCACGCGTGCGACACCGCCACCGACGAGGCGCTCGCCCGCGCGGTCGAGTGGGGCGCCCAGCTGGTGCTGGCCGCGCCCTGCTGCCACCACGACATCGCCGCGCAGCTGCGCCGGGCGCCCACCCCCGCGCCGTACGCGCAGCTGACCCGGCACGGCATCCTGCGCGAGCGGCTGGCCGACACCCTCACCGACGGGATCCGCGCCACCCTGATGCGGCTGCAGGGCTACCGCGTCGACGTCGTGCAGTTCGTCGAGAGCCAGCACACGCCGCGCAACACGCTGCTGCGGGCGGTGCGCACCGGATCGCCGGTCAAGGGCGGGAGCCTGCGCACCGAGTACGACGACCTGGTGCGCACCTGGGCGGTCCGTCCGCGCCTCGCGGTGCTGCTCGACGAGCTGCCCGCCGAGCAGACGAGCGAGGATGCGCCGGCCCCGGCCTGA
- a CDS encoding YncE family protein, giving the protein MRRPRPERALALLVAVPFALGAAAAPPDERDVVVEIADPAITEASGLVVVDGDLVVVNDSGDGGRVFVVDPVSGRTVGTTSWAEAPRDTEALAPAGAGHVWVGDIGDNRRVRESVTLLRVPVGRGDRTVEPEAYELVYPDGARDAETLVAHPGTGQLLVVSKEVLGGSVYAVPRRLDADRPNRLRRLAPGPAFATDGAFWPDGRHLLVRGYSGATLLSWPTLERVASVALPSQRQGEAIAVGEDDEVLVLSEGLHEPVLRVELSPEVRAAPDPAPATASVAPEPGTDTEVSREDPAPSDPADAEDRPAWPWFLGGWVGLGVLVLLLRWLWGRPRR; this is encoded by the coding sequence ATGCGCCGGCCCCGGCCTGAGCGCGCCCTCGCGCTCCTGGTCGCGGTGCCGTTCGCCCTGGGCGCGGCCGCCGCGCCCCCGGACGAGCGCGACGTCGTCGTCGAGATCGCCGATCCCGCGATCACCGAGGCCAGCGGCCTGGTGGTGGTCGACGGCGACCTGGTGGTCGTCAACGACTCCGGCGACGGCGGGCGGGTCTTCGTGGTCGACCCGGTGAGCGGCAGGACCGTCGGGACCACCAGCTGGGCCGAGGCACCGCGCGACACCGAGGCCCTCGCCCCGGCCGGCGCCGGGCACGTCTGGGTCGGCGACATCGGCGACAACCGGCGGGTCCGCGAGTCCGTCACCCTGCTGCGGGTCCCGGTGGGACGCGGGGACCGGACCGTCGAGCCGGAGGCCTACGAGCTGGTCTACCCCGACGGCGCCCGCGACGCCGAGACGCTGGTGGCGCACCCGGGCACCGGGCAGCTGCTCGTGGTCTCCAAGGAGGTCCTCGGCGGCAGCGTGTACGCCGTGCCGCGCCGCCTCGACGCGGACCGGCCGAACCGGCTGCGCCGCCTGGCACCGGGGCCGGCGTTCGCCACCGACGGCGCGTTCTGGCCCGACGGCCGGCACCTGCTGGTGCGCGGCTACAGCGGCGCGACGCTGCTCAGCTGGCCGACCCTGGAGCGGGTCGCCTCCGTCGCGCTGCCGTCGCAGCGTCAGGGCGAGGCGATCGCGGTGGGCGAGGACGACGAGGTGCTGGTGCTCTCCGAGGGGCTGCACGAGCCGGTGCTGCGCGTCGAGCTGTCGCCGGAGGTGCGCGCCGCGCCGGACCCGGCCCCGGCGACCGCCTCGGTCGCGCCCGAGCCGGGCACCGACACCGAGGTGTCGCGTGAGGACCCGGCCCCGTCCGACCCCGCCGACGCCGAGGACCGGCCCGCCTGGCCGTGGTTCCTGGGCGGCTGGGTGGGCCTGGGCGTGCTGGTCCTGCTGCTGCGCTGGCTGTGGGGTCGCCCCCGCCGCTGA
- a CDS encoding DNA topoisomerase IB produces MPRLRRTSPDQPGWTRRRAGRGFVHLDQHGARLDDEDVERVRDLVIPPAWTDVWVTPHANGHLQAVGTDAAGRRQYLYHPAWRERRDAEKFDRMLAFGAALASAREVVVTDLGMTGMPLERACAAAVRLLDLGYFRIGNDVYTDTNGSFGLTTLERRHVRRRQDRLVFGFVGKSGVEHRIEIDDEVVVQTIEEMRRRRGEGRLLSYREGRSWRDLLPTLVNEYIRSSTGIEATAKDFRTWHATVLAAAALAETEEPGKSQASRRRAVSTAMKEVSSFLGNTPTLARSSYVDPRVVEAYEQGRTINGATRADYDTPDERQAALEAATLELLRED; encoded by the coding sequence GTGCCCCGACTGCGCCGTACCTCTCCCGACCAGCCGGGTTGGACCCGGCGGCGGGCCGGGCGCGGCTTCGTCCACCTCGACCAGCACGGTGCCCGGCTTGACGACGAGGACGTCGAGCGGGTCCGCGACCTGGTGATCCCGCCGGCGTGGACCGACGTGTGGGTCACCCCGCATGCGAACGGCCACCTTCAGGCGGTCGGCACCGACGCGGCCGGACGGCGCCAGTACCTCTACCACCCGGCCTGGCGCGAGCGCCGTGACGCCGAGAAGTTCGACCGGATGCTCGCCTTCGGTGCCGCGCTGGCCTCCGCGCGCGAGGTCGTGGTGACCGACCTCGGCATGACCGGCATGCCGCTCGAGCGCGCGTGCGCCGCGGCCGTGCGACTGCTCGACCTGGGCTACTTCCGCATCGGCAACGACGTCTACACCGACACCAACGGCAGCTTCGGGCTGACCACCCTGGAGCGCCGCCACGTGCGCCGGCGCCAGGACCGGCTGGTCTTCGGGTTCGTCGGCAAGTCCGGGGTGGAGCACCGCATCGAGATCGACGACGAGGTCGTCGTGCAGACGATCGAGGAGATGCGCCGGCGCCGGGGCGAGGGCCGGCTGCTGTCCTACCGCGAGGGTCGCAGCTGGCGAGACCTGCTGCCCACGCTGGTCAACGAGTACATCCGGAGCTCCACCGGCATCGAGGCCACCGCGAAGGACTTCCGCACCTGGCACGCCACCGTGCTGGCCGCCGCGGCGCTGGCCGAGACCGAGGAGCCCGGGAAGTCGCAGGCCTCGCGGCGCCGGGCGGTGAGCACCGCGATGAAGGAGGTGTCCAGCTTCCTGGGCAACACCCCGACGCTGGCCCGCTCCTCCTACGTCGACCCCCGCGTCGTCGAGGCCTACGAGCAGGGGCGCACGATCAACGGCGCCACCCGAGCCGACTACGACACCCCCGATGAGCGCCAGGCGGCCCTGGAGGCCGCGACGCTCGAGCTGCTGCGAGAGGACTGA
- a CDS encoding macro domain-containing protein, producing the protein MQITVVEGDITEQEVDAVVNAANRAMRGGGGVDGAIHRVGGPEVLADCVRRFPDGLATGDAGWTEAGNLPARWVVHVVGPDRNAGETDRSQLVSCYVRALEVADELGVRSIAFPLVGAGVYGWAAAESVAAALEGIAAAEARGSGVEEVRIVAFGHPAYDVVRRAVGGAGAQSRSTR; encoded by the coding sequence ATGCAGATCACCGTCGTCGAGGGCGACATCACCGAGCAGGAGGTGGACGCGGTCGTCAACGCCGCGAACCGTGCCATGCGCGGCGGCGGGGGCGTCGACGGGGCGATCCACCGCGTCGGTGGGCCCGAGGTGCTCGCCGACTGCGTGCGGCGCTTCCCCGACGGGCTGGCGACCGGCGACGCCGGCTGGACGGAGGCCGGGAACCTGCCGGCGCGGTGGGTGGTGCACGTGGTGGGGCCCGACCGGAACGCCGGCGAGACCGACCGCTCCCAGCTGGTCTCCTGCTACGTCCGGGCGCTGGAGGTCGCCGACGAGCTCGGCGTCCGCAGCATCGCGTTCCCGCTGGTGGGCGCCGGGGTCTACGGCTGGGCGGCCGCGGAGTCGGTCGCGGCCGCGCTGGAGGGCATCGCTGCCGCCGAGGCGCGCGGCAGCGGCGTCGAGGAGGTGCGGATCGTGGCGTTCGGGCACCCGGCGTACGACGTGGTGCGCCGCGCGGTGGGGGGAGCCGGGGCTCAGAGCCGCTCGACGAGGTAG
- the serC gene encoding phosphoserine transaminase has translation MSPAPQIPADLLPADGRFGAGPSKIQAAHLDALAATGTSLLGTSHRQAPVRDLVGRVKDGLASLFALPDGYEIVLGNGGATAFWDIATFGLIEQRSQHLTFGEFSSKFAQAATRAPWLADPSVIATDPGTRPDPVAEAGIDAYAWPHNETSTGVMAPVVRPAGIDDGALVLIDATSGAGGLPVDLTETDVYYFAPQKSFASDGGLWLATMSPAALERAERIAASGRFVPAFFDLPSAIEQSRKNQTLNTPAIATLFLMAEQLDWMNAHGGLPGMVERTTRSSSALYGWAERTPYASPYVAAPADRSLVIGTIDFAEDVDAAALAAALRAHGISDTEPYRKLGRNQLRIAMYPAVDPSDVEALTACIDYLVERL, from the coding sequence ATGAGCCCCGCCCCGCAGATCCCCGCCGACCTCCTTCCCGCGGACGGACGCTTCGGCGCCGGCCCCTCGAAGATCCAGGCCGCCCACCTCGACGCGCTGGCCGCGACCGGTACGTCGCTGCTGGGCACCTCGCACCGCCAGGCGCCGGTCCGCGACCTCGTCGGCCGGGTCAAGGACGGGCTGGCGAGCCTCTTCGCGCTGCCCGACGGCTACGAGATCGTGCTCGGCAACGGCGGCGCGACGGCGTTCTGGGACATCGCGACGTTCGGACTGATCGAGCAGCGCAGCCAGCACCTCACCTTCGGTGAGTTCTCCTCCAAGTTCGCCCAGGCCGCGACCCGCGCCCCGTGGCTGGCCGACCCGTCGGTCATCGCGACCGACCCCGGCACCCGCCCCGACCCGGTCGCCGAGGCTGGGATCGACGCCTACGCCTGGCCGCACAACGAGACCTCCACCGGAGTGATGGCGCCCGTGGTGCGCCCCGCCGGCATCGACGACGGCGCGCTGGTGCTCATCGACGCCACCTCGGGCGCCGGCGGGCTGCCGGTCGACCTGACCGAGACCGACGTCTACTACTTCGCCCCGCAGAAGTCCTTCGCCTCCGACGGCGGGCTGTGGCTGGCCACGATGTCGCCGGCCGCCCTCGAGCGTGCCGAGCGGATCGCGGCGAGCGGGCGCTTCGTCCCGGCGTTCTTCGACCTGCCCAGCGCGATCGAGCAGTCGCGCAAGAACCAGACCCTCAACACCCCGGCCATCGCCACGCTGTTCTTGATGGCCGAGCAGCTGGACTGGATGAACGCCCACGGCGGGCTGCCGGGCATGGTCGAGCGCACGACCCGCTCCTCCTCGGCGCTCTACGGCTGGGCCGAGCGCACGCCGTACGCCTCCCCCTACGTCGCGGCGCCCGCCGACCGCTCGCTGGTGATCGGCACCATCGACTTCGCCGAGGACGTCGACGCCGCGGCGCTCGCCGCCGCGCTGCGCGCCCACGGCATCAGCGACACCGAGCCCTACCGCAAGCTCGGGCGCAACCAGCTGCGGATCGCGATGTACCCCGCGGTCGACCCGTCCGACGTGGAGGCGCTCACCGCCTGCATCGACTACCTCGTCGAGCGGCTCTGA
- a CDS encoding GNAT family N-acetyltransferase, whose protein sequence is MSAADGRVTASDERVPQELEIVRVGHDDPDARRLVEEVQEEYVRRYGGRDESPVEPAEFLPPGGSFFVGYADGVAVATGAWRRSGVEACGTRVTAEVKRMYVVPTAQRRGYARRMLAHLEASAAATGYEALVLETGDRQPEAIELYLSSGYAEIPGFGHYRDSPINRSFAKRID, encoded by the coding sequence GTGAGCGCAGCAGACGGACGGGTGACCGCGAGCGACGAGCGGGTGCCGCAGGAGCTGGAGATCGTGCGGGTCGGCCATGACGACCCCGACGCGCGGCGGCTGGTCGAGGAGGTCCAGGAGGAGTACGTCCGCCGCTACGGCGGGCGCGACGAGAGCCCGGTCGAGCCGGCGGAGTTCCTGCCCCCGGGCGGCAGCTTCTTCGTGGGCTACGCCGACGGCGTCGCGGTCGCCACCGGCGCCTGGCGACGCTCCGGTGTCGAGGCGTGCGGCACCCGGGTCACCGCCGAGGTCAAGCGGATGTACGTCGTCCCGACTGCCCAGCGCCGCGGGTACGCCCGCCGGATGCTGGCGCACCTGGAGGCCAGCGCCGCAGCCACCGGCTACGAGGCGCTCGTGCTGGAGACCGGCGACCGCCAGCCCGAGGCGATCGAGCTCTACCTCTCCTCGGGGTATGCGGAGATCCCCGGGTTCGGGCACTACCGCGACTCGCCGATCAACCGCTCGTTCGCCAAGCGGATCGACTGA